One stretch of Oceanipulchritudo coccoides DNA includes these proteins:
- a CDS encoding sulfatase — translation MKIPLLLLLLLAALNISAQRPAKPNFVLILADDLGWQDLKCYDTEAPFSVFQTPYIDSLATEGILFRQAYSPAPTCAPSRSGIMSGKFPARVDNTHVVGGECPKPYNLANRMMDPYYNARLELEEITIAEELKPNGYFSGHIGKWHMAVSHNSFPQPLDQGFDWTSNSRGVTVGMSDRLTGFGTTDPSDPYQLDANGFAFDQTTEDALTFLDEAVTREDPFFCYYASWLVHTPIQMRTESLLQKYAGLMGYSYPLDGSEFFAEGQNNPFYAAMVETFDYNVHRILTYLKDTDDPRWPGHKLIENTYVFITSDNGGYEGTASNEWITDNFPLDEGKIHAEEGGTRVPFIVLGADVPASLTSEVMVNGLDLYPTMLALAGMPIPERLDGCDLSSLLLSDPQDPDLVTHPGGAVRDTMFWHFPHGNALQSTIRKDGWKLFKNWDHVNNPALEPYRLYELYDPSGLREDIEEANDLYATQPTMVSQLASELESWLTSVDASVPHYNPKTSQTLLNKDQVPAVIDSGSSNGVAWVTFETDKAAVERVELIYTPNGDNSVNEEWFDLNVPFVPASGYAEITIPDGTTHFVFNLIDENNFLVSSVDVGAVNINTGKDSTIVPRYVREPAAEALVTDAGIAFPTNDVVLSNEVAELAGVPIRDDTSGSPVQAGGQTFTITSSTLLTSLTLKSASTTSFGTGDYKLTLWIGKYSGGTPSPASEDTKVFEWIDLSESSFTNLNYYTIDFTDVLLEPGQYAFQLAWQSNASDHLINFWRANGGGTYTGGARLYASSTTETIYPPFSAGAEQPDNDLVFALHGSVVSPYDTWAASFGLDLIPGDPDLNTVGATSLPVERDATGFYKYSDSAWTITHGILANSSLINSRVGEGAIGRVFDLSALPDGPENQIQLSFDYSTGDSSEKLYVHLWGYVDVSSVSTTKTINTGGSNGNAWESALGAMTAYNLGQADGIFTDTPGKASDAAVLIEGASGSANFSQIFDLSTFTTAPDTVSGYDYIVLGFAREIGTASTPAVTISNIVISAIGGETLFEFMEEVPADAPEANPDRDQLINLMEYAFGGDPTQGGDFSVLPFLVTNAGGVPGALEYVYRRRPDAATRGLAYTVQRSTTLQPGSWDTAGVTETGTDPVDADFESVTTEVQGGDSVFINLNVDLAE, via the coding sequence ATGAAAATACCCCTCCTACTCCTTTTATTGCTGGCCGCCCTGAATATTTCTGCGCAGCGCCCGGCAAAGCCGAATTTTGTCCTCATCCTTGCCGATGACCTCGGCTGGCAGGATTTGAAGTGCTATGACACGGAGGCGCCTTTTTCCGTCTTCCAAACGCCTTACATTGATTCGCTGGCAACGGAAGGGATCCTCTTCCGGCAGGCCTACTCCCCTGCTCCAACTTGTGCCCCAAGTCGTAGCGGCATCATGAGTGGAAAGTTTCCAGCCCGCGTGGACAACACCCATGTCGTGGGAGGCGAGTGTCCCAAGCCTTACAACTTGGCGAACCGCATGATGGATCCCTACTATAACGCCCGGCTGGAGCTTGAGGAGATCACCATTGCCGAAGAACTAAAACCCAACGGATACTTTTCGGGGCACATTGGAAAGTGGCACATGGCGGTGAGCCACAATTCCTTCCCGCAACCACTCGATCAGGGCTTTGACTGGACCAGTAACAGCCGTGGAGTGACAGTTGGCATGAGCGATCGGTTGACCGGTTTCGGAACAACCGACCCGTCTGATCCGTATCAACTCGATGCCAATGGATTCGCCTTCGACCAGACAACAGAGGATGCCCTGACTTTTCTTGATGAAGCGGTCACCAGGGAGGATCCTTTCTTCTGTTATTATGCCTCCTGGCTTGTACATACCCCCATACAGATGCGTACGGAAAGTCTGCTTCAGAAATATGCCGGATTGATGGGGTATTCCTATCCGCTCGACGGAAGCGAGTTCTTCGCCGAAGGGCAGAACAACCCCTTCTACGCAGCCATGGTGGAAACTTTTGACTACAATGTACATCGCATCCTCACCTATCTAAAAGACACCGACGATCCGCGTTGGCCGGGACACAAACTCATCGAGAACACATATGTTTTCATTACATCGGATAACGGCGGCTACGAGGGTACTGCCAGCAACGAGTGGATCACCGACAATTTCCCTCTTGATGAAGGGAAGATCCACGCGGAAGAGGGTGGAACACGCGTTCCCTTCATCGTTCTGGGCGCGGATGTTCCCGCCAGTTTGACAAGTGAGGTCATGGTCAACGGATTGGACCTGTACCCGACCATGCTCGCCCTTGCGGGTATGCCGATTCCGGAACGGCTCGACGGCTGTGATCTGAGCTCGCTCCTTCTGAGCGACCCGCAGGATCCGGACCTGGTCACCCATCCCGGAGGAGCCGTCCGGGACACCATGTTCTGGCATTTTCCTCATGGGAACGCGCTCCAAAGTACCATTCGCAAGGATGGCTGGAAACTTTTCAAGAACTGGGACCATGTTAATAATCCTGCCCTGGAGCCATACCGTCTTTACGAGCTGTACGATCCAAGCGGCCTGCGCGAGGACATCGAGGAAGCAAACGACCTCTATGCCACGCAACCGACAATGGTCTCTCAACTGGCCTCCGAGCTCGAAAGCTGGCTGACTTCGGTGGATGCCAGTGTTCCTCATTATAATCCAAAAACTTCCCAGACCCTTCTGAATAAGGACCAGGTGCCGGCGGTAATTGACTCGGGAAGCTCGAACGGGGTGGCATGGGTTACGTTTGAGACCGACAAGGCTGCGGTCGAACGGGTGGAGCTCATTTACACGCCCAATGGAGACAACAGTGTCAACGAGGAATGGTTTGATCTCAATGTGCCGTTTGTCCCAGCCTCAGGATATGCTGAGATAACCATTCCGGATGGAACGACTCATTTTGTCTTCAACCTGATTGATGAAAACAATTTCCTCGTCAGCTCAGTTGATGTCGGAGCCGTAAACATCAATACCGGCAAGGACTCCACGATTGTCCCCCGCTATGTCAGGGAGCCCGCGGCTGAAGCGCTCGTCACAGATGCCGGGATTGCCTTTCCGACGAATGATGTCGTCCTCAGCAATGAGGTCGCCGAGCTTGCTGGCGTGCCCATACGCGATGACACCAGCGGCAGCCCCGTTCAGGCCGGTGGACAGACCTTTACCATCACCAGCAGTACTCTGCTGACCTCCCTGACGCTGAAGAGCGCATCCACGACAAGCTTCGGGACAGGGGATTACAAGCTGACGTTGTGGATTGGAAAATATAGCGGAGGCACGCCCAGTCCGGCTTCGGAGGATACAAAAGTGTTCGAGTGGATCGACCTTTCGGAATCATCCTTCACCAACCTGAACTACTACACGATTGATTTCACAGATGTGCTTCTCGAACCGGGTCAATACGCCTTTCAGTTGGCATGGCAAAGCAATGCAAGCGACCACCTTATCAACTTTTGGAGGGCAAACGGCGGTGGAACATACACAGGCGGGGCTCGCTTGTACGCAAGTTCGACAACCGAGACCATCTACCCGCCCTTTTCGGCAGGTGCCGAACAGCCCGATAATGATCTGGTCTTCGCCCTCCACGGCAGCGTGGTGAGCCCCTATGACACTTGGGCCGCTTCATTTGGCCTGGACCTGATTCCCGGTGATCCCGACCTGAACACGGTGGGAGCGACGTCTTTGCCAGTGGAACGGGATGCCACAGGTTTCTACAAGTATTCCGACAGCGCATGGACTATTACCCATGGAATTCTGGCAAATTCCAGCCTTATTAACTCAAGGGTGGGGGAAGGCGCCATCGGACGGGTTTTTGACCTTTCAGCCCTGCCTGATGGACCGGAAAACCAAATCCAACTGAGCTTCGATTACTCCACTGGGGATTCATCTGAGAAACTGTATGTTCACCTGTGGGGATATGTGGATGTTTCCTCCGTCTCGACGACAAAAACCATCAATACAGGGGGTTCAAACGGCAATGCATGGGAGTCGGCCCTTGGGGCGATGACGGCCTACAATCTCGGGCAGGCTGACGGCATATTTACTGATACGCCCGGCAAGGCAAGCGATGCGGCAGTCCTCATTGAAGGGGCCAGCGGATCGGCAAATTTCAGCCAAATATTTGACCTGTCAACCTTCACAACCGCCCCGGATACTGTATCCGGTTATGACTACATCGTACTTGGCTTTGCCCGTGAAATCGGGACCGCTTCAACGCCTGCTGTCACGATCAGCAACATTGTTATTTCCGCGATCGGCGGAGAGACGCTCTTTGAGTTTATGGAGGAAGTGCCTGCGGACGCCCCGGAGGCAAATCCTGACAGGGATCAATTGATCAACCTGATGGAATATGCGTTTGGGGGTGACCCAACCCAAGGTGGTGACTTCTCTGTTCTTCCATTTCTCGTTACCAATGCCGGGGGCGTTCCTGGAGCTTTGGAGTATGTTTACCGTCGTCGGCCTGATGCGGCCACACGCGGTCTTGCCTATACGGTCCAAAGGTCCACAACCCTGCAGCCCGGCAGTTGGGATACGGCGGGGGTTACGGAGACCGGGACAGATCCTGTCGATGCCGACTTCGAGTCCGTTACAACGGAAGTACAAGGTGGGGATTCCGTTTTTATAAACCTGAATGTTGATCTGGCAGAATAA
- a CDS encoding EF-hand domain-containing protein, which produces MYSFKKLVPFGLIAALACTAHAGKMFDTMDADKDGKVTEEEFMNRWTKVHNHQDKNKDGVLQPDEFKAPGPAWDTNQDGVVSLEENLAVRKRHFTAWDKDGDSVLTPEELPQ; this is translated from the coding sequence ATGTATTCCTTCAAGAAACTCGTCCCCTTCGGATTAATCGCCGCCCTGGCTTGCACCGCGCACGCGGGCAAGATGTTTGACACCATGGATGCCGACAAGGATGGCAAGGTCACCGAGGAGGAATTCATGAACCGCTGGACGAAGGTCCATAACCATCAGGACAAGAACAAGGACGGCGTTCTTCAGCCGGATGAATTCAAAGCCCCCGGGCCTGCGTGGGATACCAACCAGGATGGCGTCGTCTCACTCGAGGAGAACCTCGCCGTCCGCAAGCGCCACTTCACGGCTTGGGACAAGGACGGCGACAGCGTCCTGACCCCCGAGGAGCTACCGCAGTAA
- a CDS encoding sulfatase family protein, which translates to MKYSSLAKTLAAFLAFDVVALAAEQPNIVFIFTDDQGWGDVAAYGHPDVRTPNLDRLAKQGTLFTQFYVGSPVCSPSRASLLTGRFCAEIGIDYAIGGPAGQKYNHALWLDPELPNVYKTFAANGYRVGHYGKWHLGAMDKDGNMVAPAPVEYGAQESATAHSTGPKLKGLNNSNKSEIIANYGIDFIERNQSSPFFLNLWIMDPHSVLDPTQEQMDPYMDHTHPAVRSHLRSSQTVYYAIIENIDRAVGRVIQKLEECGLLENTIILFSSDNGPSPLWSSATGHAGSGLTGPFRGTKASLYEGGIRVPFIVSWPGHIPAGKVQDQSVVAAVDMYPSLVQMAGLEVELPEELDGEDRTSVLLGTPSKRSKPLMWEYRFGNWGREIQVSPTLAMLDGDWKLLMNPDRSRVELYNIREDITETENRARYETEIVGEMSARLMDWWDTQVPNPKNAPPWSGHSGWRMPRGN; encoded by the coding sequence ATGAAGTATTCAAGTCTGGCGAAAACCCTCGCCGCGTTTCTCGCCTTTGATGTGGTTGCCCTCGCTGCTGAGCAGCCCAACATTGTCTTCATCTTCACGGATGATCAGGGGTGGGGGGATGTTGCCGCCTATGGACATCCAGATGTGCGCACGCCCAACCTCGATCGACTGGCGAAACAGGGCACACTCTTCACACAGTTCTACGTGGGTTCCCCGGTCTGCTCGCCCTCGCGTGCCAGCCTGTTGACTGGCCGCTTCTGCGCCGAAATCGGCATTGATTATGCCATCGGAGGACCGGCCGGGCAGAAATACAACCATGCCCTATGGCTGGATCCCGAGCTGCCAAATGTCTACAAGACCTTCGCCGCGAATGGATACCGGGTGGGCCATTACGGCAAGTGGCACCTTGGCGCCATGGACAAGGATGGCAACATGGTCGCTCCGGCCCCCGTTGAATATGGCGCTCAGGAAAGCGCCACCGCCCACAGCACAGGTCCCAAGCTAAAGGGCCTCAATAACTCCAACAAATCCGAGATCATCGCCAACTACGGGATCGACTTTATCGAGCGCAACCAGTCGTCGCCCTTTTTCCTCAACCTCTGGATCATGGATCCCCACTCTGTACTCGATCCAACCCAGGAGCAGATGGATCCCTATATGGACCACACGCATCCGGCTGTCCGGTCGCACTTGCGAAGTTCACAAACCGTTTATTACGCGATCATCGAGAATATCGACCGGGCAGTGGGCCGGGTCATTCAAAAACTCGAGGAGTGCGGTCTTTTGGAAAATACCATCATCTTGTTCAGCAGCGACAACGGCCCCTCTCCCCTCTGGAGCTCAGCCACCGGGCACGCGGGCTCCGGCCTAACCGGCCCCTTCCGCGGGACCAAGGCCAGCCTCTATGAGGGTGGCATTCGGGTTCCCTTCATTGTTTCATGGCCGGGGCATATTCCCGCCGGGAAGGTTCAGGACCAGTCCGTGGTCGCAGCAGTCGACATGTATCCGAGCCTTGTCCAAATGGCGGGACTGGAAGTAGAATTGCCGGAGGAACTTGATGGCGAAGACCGCACATCCGTGCTCCTCGGCACCCCATCCAAGCGCTCAAAGCCACTTATGTGGGAATACCGCTTCGGCAACTGGGGACGCGAGATCCAGGTCAGCCCGACGCTCGCCATGCTCGACGGGGATTGGAAGCTCCTGATGAATCCAGACCGTTCCCGCGTGGAACTTTACAATATTCGTGAGGATATTACCGAGACCGAGAACCGCGCCCGCTACGAAACGGAGATTGTCGGGGAAATGTCGGCCCGGCTCATGGACTGGTGGGACACCCAAGTGCCCAACCCCAAGAACGCTCCCCCATGGTCTGGTCACTCCGGTTGGCGCATGCCTCGCGGAAATTAA
- a CDS encoding alpha/beta hydrolase, with product MKFDIQNMLLSCLVLTNVSLAAAREPDAMWTYKEVDGKSLQLSVFLPDGYADSEETFPTMVIYHGGSWRAGEPDWHYPDCEYYSKRGMIAVSVDYRLKDRDNIQVPLECVKDAKSAIRFLRKNAEELKVNPDKIVAAGGSAGGQLAASLATITREDTNDDCYDLSISCVPQLVVLWNPWFRCEAYLSPPNFISDDLPPFITFLGDEDIIPVEEILSFHESLKSVGVESEFYVGKGGKHGFCNGRNPYNPYFYWSVKLIDQFLVKHGFLAGCSSLEIPEDVRELTFPEDYYSHK from the coding sequence ATGAAATTTGATATCCAAAACATGCTCCTTTCCTGCTTGGTCCTTACCAATGTGAGCTTGGCCGCCGCTCGAGAGCCGGATGCGATGTGGACCTACAAGGAGGTCGACGGGAAATCGCTTCAACTTTCAGTTTTTCTGCCCGACGGTTACGCCGATTCGGAAGAAACATTTCCCACCATGGTGATCTACCATGGAGGCAGCTGGCGTGCTGGAGAACCAGACTGGCATTATCCCGATTGTGAATACTACAGCAAACGGGGAATGATCGCGGTGTCGGTTGATTACCGCCTGAAGGACCGGGACAATATCCAAGTACCTCTTGAATGTGTGAAAGATGCAAAGTCTGCCATTCGCTTCCTACGCAAGAATGCGGAGGAGCTGAAGGTGAATCCCGACAAGATCGTGGCAGCCGGAGGCTCAGCTGGCGGGCAGTTGGCGGCCTCCCTTGCCACCATCACCCGCGAGGACACGAACGACGATTGCTATGATCTTTCCATTTCCTGCGTGCCCCAGTTGGTCGTCCTCTGGAACCCCTGGTTCAGGTGCGAGGCTTATCTTTCTCCACCAAATTTTATTTCGGATGACCTGCCGCCTTTCATCACTTTTCTTGGGGACGAGGACATTATTCCTGTCGAAGAGATTCTAAGCTTTCATGAATCCCTGAAATCGGTCGGCGTTGAATCCGAGTTCTATGTGGGCAAGGGTGGCAAGCACGGCTTCTGCAATGGTCGCAATCCCTACAACCCTTACTTCTACTGGTCGGTGAAATTGATTGACCAGTTCCTCGTAAAGCACGGCTTTCTGGCTGGTTGTTCCTCTCTGGAGATACCTGAAGACGTCAGGGAACTTACTTTCCCCGAGGATTACTATTCCCATAAATAA
- a CDS encoding alpha-L-fucosidase produces MMRPISFSLCCLFLLQVILPAENMDAMWGDSTVKLRAENSARGQLFEEGNYAMFIHWGLYSHLGNKVNGKTYYGIGEWIMSDRMAGIPIGDYKQLAEEFNPLNFDAEAIVQLAKDAGMKYIVITSKHHDGFAMYDSEVSDFDIVDSTPWGHDPMKELSDACQKAGLGFGFYYSHNQDWTYPGGHNGPDKKENGESASFDDYFREKCLPQVEEITTQYGPIALVWFDTPGEMPKHYVEQLVEVVRRNQPNALVSGRAGHGLGDYQTLGDMEVPHHNIDGMWESVDTTNNSWGYAWYDENWKSPREILNRLISTVARGGTYMLNIGPRGDGSVPVRASRVLRVAGQWIQSNPQVIYRSGPSPWGHALPWGDVTTNGNTLSLCIFDWMPLDRLYLPGLKSEIKSAHILTPDGPQAVPYSREGNWTIFTLPSCAPDLLVSVIEVELAGPPDVDQTFGLDPLVGTEILAEFAEVDGAEKSSLRWMEKFGEWVRLTRIHEWSPDSTASWEVDVIHPGEYLASLSYAGKGRIVWGVSVEGGEHIQNEQDSSHNYEEYPIGWIHFPEPGRYRIHVSCLEDENGEASLKSIRLVPIM; encoded by the coding sequence ATGATGCGCCCCATAAGTTTCTCCCTTTGCTGCCTCTTTCTGCTTCAAGTGATCCTCCCCGCAGAGAATATGGATGCGATGTGGGGCGATTCCACCGTCAAACTTCGTGCGGAAAATTCTGCCCGTGGTCAACTGTTCGAGGAAGGCAACTACGCAATGTTCATCCATTGGGGGCTCTATTCGCATCTGGGCAACAAGGTGAATGGAAAAACCTATTACGGAATCGGCGAATGGATCATGAGCGACCGGATGGCAGGTATTCCCATCGGCGACTACAAGCAACTTGCGGAGGAGTTTAATCCGCTGAATTTTGATGCTGAGGCAATTGTCCAGCTGGCAAAGGACGCCGGTATGAAATACATTGTCATCACCAGCAAGCATCATGACGGCTTCGCGATGTATGACTCGGAAGTTTCTGACTTTGATATCGTTGATTCCACTCCATGGGGACACGACCCGATGAAGGAGCTTTCAGATGCATGTCAGAAAGCAGGCCTGGGATTCGGATTCTACTATTCACACAACCAGGACTGGACGTATCCAGGGGGCCACAATGGACCGGATAAAAAGGAGAATGGGGAAAGCGCCAGCTTTGACGATTACTTCAGGGAAAAGTGCCTGCCACAAGTCGAGGAAATTACCACACAGTATGGTCCGATTGCTCTGGTCTGGTTTGATACACCCGGTGAAATGCCCAAGCACTATGTGGAGCAGCTGGTCGAGGTCGTTCGCAGGAACCAACCGAATGCCTTGGTTTCAGGCCGGGCAGGGCATGGACTGGGAGATTACCAGACCCTTGGAGACATGGAGGTCCCTCACCACAACATTGACGGAATGTGGGAAAGCGTGGATACCACAAATAATTCATGGGGATACGCATGGTATGACGAGAACTGGAAGTCCCCCAGGGAAATCCTGAATCGTCTCATATCCACAGTGGCCCGAGGCGGAACCTATATGTTGAACATCGGGCCGCGCGGTGATGGCAGTGTGCCCGTGAGGGCATCCCGTGTGCTTCGTGTAGCTGGCCAATGGATACAATCAAATCCACAAGTCATTTACAGAAGCGGGCCGTCTCCATGGGGACATGCATTGCCATGGGGTGATGTGACAACCAATGGCAATACACTTTCCCTCTGCATATTCGACTGGATGCCTCTGGACAGGTTATATCTCCCCGGGTTGAAATCAGAAATCAAAAGCGCGCATATACTGACCCCGGATGGCCCCCAGGCTGTCCCGTATTCCCGCGAAGGAAATTGGACCATCTTCACCCTGCCATCCTGTGCCCCTGATTTGCTTGTTTCCGTTATTGAAGTGGAATTGGCCGGACCGCCGGATGTCGATCAGACCTTCGGTCTGGACCCCCTTGTCGGGACAGAGATTCTGGCCGAATTTGCCGAAGTTGACGGCGCTGAGAAATCCAGCCTTCGCTGGATGGAAAAATTTGGCGAATGGGTACGGCTCACCCGGATCCATGAATGGAGCCCGGACAGTACCGCCTCGTGGGAAGTTGATGTCATTCACCCGGGAGAATATCTAGCCAGTCTGAGCTACGCGGGAAAAGGAAGAATTGTCTGGGGCGTTTCCGTCGAGGGCGGGGAACATATCCAGAACGAGCAGGATTCCTCGCACAACTACGAGGAGTATCCAATTGGCTGGATTCACTTCCCGGAACCCGGGCGTTACCGGATTCATGTCAGCTGTCTAGAAGATGAAAACGGGGAAGCCAGCCTGAAATCAATCCGCCTTGTCCCCATAATGTGA
- a CDS encoding sulfatase-like hydrolase/transferase, which translates to MKFFTQSILMGLLLPLTVSAADQPNILFILTDDQGYGDVQKHGHPYLETPHIDRLHDESVRFDNFYVSPSCSPTRAALMTGMHEFRNGVTHTLQPREHLYKDAVILPQLLKTAGYRTGFIGKWHIGGGPGYNPENRGFDWTSTNRKGPRNHFDVDMVRNGKPFKAEGYREDTFFDEAMTFIEESGDQPFFCYLATYSPHTPLAAPEEFIEPFRKDVNEKHATYLGMVANIDYNVGRILEFLEEKNLDQNTIIIFMNDNGETEGLDVYNAHMRGCKCTIWEGGSRAMSFWRWPGKWRPAKVDKLTAHLDVLPTLCDLAGVNIPEELQPQLEGYSLIPLLESEDQDVWTHNDRILFHHVARWPSGLAASHKYAMAAARRGDHLLLRSNPCIDPKCEEYQSQCTTLRLVQNGLTTTTYTNGNAQFHWGVSAIGQWALYNVKDDPACETDLAAEMPELTATLATAYDTWWDDVFPVMIARGGDEGDPNASRRAAAKDKAPRKTTPTTPAKAGTVPASVNSREAAMFNRMDANADGIVTKEEYVTLFQRNFPNMDSNGDGVLVPAEFPYPPSFKIGDTDMNGSLDPQEFEGLYSRQFDGRDDDGNGVLIISEM; encoded by the coding sequence ATGAAATTCTTTACACAATCGATATTGATGGGCCTGCTGCTGCCGCTCACCGTTTCCGCTGCCGACCAGCCGAACATCCTCTTCATCCTGACCGATGACCAGGGCTACGGCGATGTCCAGAAGCATGGCCATCCGTATCTGGAGACGCCGCATATCGACCGCCTTCACGATGAGAGCGTGCGCTTCGACAACTTTTACGTAAGTCCGTCCTGTTCGCCGACCCGTGCGGCCCTGATGACCGGCATGCATGAATTCCGCAACGGGGTGACGCACACCCTGCAACCACGCGAACACCTCTACAAGGATGCCGTAATTCTACCACAGTTGCTGAAGACAGCGGGCTACCGGACCGGCTTCATTGGCAAGTGGCATATCGGCGGTGGTCCTGGATACAATCCGGAAAACCGTGGTTTCGACTGGACCTCGACCAATCGCAAGGGACCACGCAACCACTTTGATGTGGACATGGTCCGCAACGGAAAGCCGTTCAAGGCGGAAGGCTATCGTGAGGACACCTTTTTCGATGAAGCCATGACTTTTATAGAGGAAAGTGGTGACCAGCCCTTCTTCTGCTACCTCGCCACCTATTCGCCGCACACGCCGCTGGCCGCCCCGGAGGAATTTATCGAACCCTTCCGCAAGGATGTGAACGAGAAGCATGCCACCTATCTCGGCATGGTAGCGAATATTGACTACAATGTCGGTAGGATCCTGGAATTCCTTGAAGAGAAGAACCTTGATCAGAACACCATCATCATCTTCATGAACGACAACGGCGAGACCGAAGGCCTTGATGTCTACAACGCCCACATGCGCGGCTGCAAATGCACCATCTGGGAGGGGGGCTCGCGGGCCATGTCCTTCTGGCGATGGCCCGGCAAATGGCGGCCTGCCAAAGTCGACAAGCTTACTGCACACCTCGACGTCCTGCCCACACTTTGTGATCTGGCGGGGGTGAATATACCCGAGGAATTGCAACCGCAACTCGAGGGCTACAGCCTGATACCGTTATTGGAGAGCGAAGACCAGGACGTCTGGACGCACAACGACCGCATCCTTTTCCATCACGTGGCGCGCTGGCCGAGCGGGCTTGCCGCCTCACACAAGTATGCCATGGCTGCTGCCCGACGGGGAGACCATCTCCTCCTGCGGAGCAACCCCTGTATTGATCCCAAATGTGAAGAGTACCAGAGCCAGTGCACAACCCTGCGGCTGGTTCAGAACGGCCTGACCACAACCACATATACTAACGGAAATGCGCAATTCCACTGGGGCGTTTCCGCTATCGGCCAATGGGCACTATATAACGTGAAGGATGATCCCGCATGTGAGACGGATCTCGCAGCGGAAATGCCAGAACTAACGGCTACGCTGGCAACCGCTTATGACACTTGGTGGGATGATGTATTTCCCGTCATGATCGCAAGAGGTGGTGATGAGGGTGATCCGAATGCATCCAGGAGGGCTGCTGCAAAGGACAAGGCTCCACGGAAAACCACTCCAACAACACCTGCAAAAGCAGGGACTGTCCCCGCTTCGGTTAATTCCCGTGAAGCAGCCATGTTCAACCGGATGGATGCCAATGCGGATGGCATTGTCACAAAGGAGGAATACGTGACGCTCTTTCAAAGGAATTTCCCCAATATGGATTCAAATGGCGACGGCGTGCTTGTCCCCGCGGAGTTTCCCTATCCCCCGTCTTTCAAAATTGGCGATACGGACATGAACGGCAGCCTTGATCCGCAGGAGTTTGAAGGCCTGTATTCGCGACAATTTGATGGCCGGGACGATGATGGGAACGGAGTTCTCATCATTTCCGAAATGTGA